In Streptosporangium album, the following are encoded in one genomic region:
- the uraD gene encoding 2-oxo-4-hydroxy-4-carboxy-5-ureidoimidazoline decarboxylase has product MPKVNSAARVPGLAGFNALSAAEAEDGLLACCASRAFAHEVAARRPYRDLAGLAEAAEAAVRGLTWPDVQEALAAHPRIGEPPRDGGRAAPASVARTAEPPRYGGAAEAGGREASWSRREQSGVEAAGQAVLDGLAEGNRAYEERFGHVYLICATGMAAKEMLDRLRERLRNDETTERGVVRTELARITRLRVAKLLGEEA; this is encoded by the coding sequence ATGCCGAAAGTGAATTCCGCGGCACGGGTGCCCGGTCTGGCCGGCTTCAACGCGCTCAGCGCGGCCGAGGCCGAGGACGGGTTGCTGGCGTGCTGCGCGTCCCGGGCCTTCGCCCACGAGGTGGCCGCGCGGCGCCCCTACCGGGACCTCGCCGGACTGGCCGAGGCCGCAGAGGCGGCCGTCCGCGGCCTGACCTGGCCGGACGTCCAGGAGGCGCTGGCCGCGCACCCCAGAATAGGCGAGCCGCCCCGCGACGGCGGCCGGGCCGCACCCGCATCCGTGGCGAGAACAGCCGAGCCGCCCCGCTATGGCGGAGCCGCGGAGGCAGGGGGGCGGGAGGCGTCCTGGTCGCGTCGGGAGCAGTCCGGCGTGGAGGCGGCCGGTCAGGCGGTGCTCGACGGTCTCGCCGAGGGCAACCGTGCCTACGAGGAGCGCTTCGGCCACGTCTACCTGATCTGCGCCACCGGCATGGCGGCCAAGGAGATGCTGGACCGCCTGCGGGAACGGCTCCGCAACGACGAGACCACCGAGCGCGGCGTCGTCCGGACCGAGCTCGCCAGAATCACCCGCCTGCGCGTGGCCAAGCTGCTGGGGGAGGAAGCGTGA
- the pucL gene encoding factor-independent urate hydroxylase codes for MAVILGPNRYGKAEIRLVRVARDAGVHHIKDVNVGSALSGDMDDVHLSGDNSAVLPTDTQKNTTYVFARKYGVDQIEDFALLLARHYVDSQPAVHHARVEIEEYFWDRVPLPGPRAERHSFVRSGREVRTCVVHHDRDGTTTVVSGLKDLVVLNSTGSEFSGFAVDEYTTLQPTTDRVLATEVSARWRHASGASPADGSHGFGESYSEVRRCLLEAFAGTHSLSLQQTLYAMGRRVLETRDEICEVRLAMPNKHHFPVDLTPFGLDNPGEVFYAADRPYGLIEGAVLDDDAPAAHSAWE; via the coding sequence ATGGCCGTCATTCTCGGCCCGAACCGCTACGGCAAGGCGGAGATCCGTCTGGTCCGCGTCGCCAGGGACGCCGGCGTCCACCACATCAAGGACGTCAACGTCGGCTCCGCCCTCTCCGGCGACATGGACGATGTCCACCTGAGCGGCGACAACAGCGCCGTCCTGCCGACGGACACGCAGAAGAACACGACCTATGTCTTCGCCAGGAAGTACGGGGTGGACCAGATCGAGGACTTCGCGCTCCTGCTGGCCCGCCACTACGTGGACTCCCAGCCCGCCGTGCACCACGCCCGGGTGGAGATCGAGGAGTATTTCTGGGACCGCGTCCCCCTCCCCGGGCCGCGCGCCGAGCGGCACTCCTTCGTCCGCTCGGGCAGGGAGGTGCGCACCTGCGTCGTCCATCACGACCGGGACGGGACCACCACCGTGGTCTCCGGGCTGAAGGACCTGGTGGTGCTCAACTCGACCGGCTCGGAGTTCTCCGGCTTCGCCGTGGACGAGTACACCACGCTCCAGCCGACCACCGACCGCGTGCTGGCCACCGAGGTGTCGGCCCGATGGCGCCATGCCTCCGGGGCCTCTCCGGCCGACGGGTCACACGGGTTCGGCGAGTCGTACAGTGAGGTACGGCGATGCCTGCTGGAGGCGTTCGCCGGCACGCACAGCCTGTCGTTGCAGCAGACCCTCTACGCGATGGGCAGGCGGGTGCTGGAGACGCGCGACGAGATCTGTGAGGTGCGCCTGGCGATGCCGAACAAGCACCACTTCCCGGTGGACCTGACCCCGTTCGGGCTGGACAACCCGGGCGAGGTGTTCTACGCCGCCGACCGTCCCTACGGGCTGATCGAAGGCGCCGTGCTCGACGACGACGCCCCCGCCGCCCACTCCGCCTGGGAGTGA
- a CDS encoding DUF5666 domain-containing protein, giving the protein MEEETTRRGLFSGAFRNRAGESPLPPSDAPVAVLVAGSGRDVTVRGYGQSASLTAAEPVAAQAEELPYGWALRPGDLVVLDEPTPGARVAVTLHRNVTGRITDVAPDRITVAGQTCRLDPRTLHYEELAPEPSAKPLADPLKAGDFVTLECFDNRVDGTLTVHFMRRTRRA; this is encoded by the coding sequence ATGGAGGAGGAAACGACCAGACGTGGCCTGTTCTCCGGAGCATTCCGGAACAGGGCCGGCGAATCGCCGCTACCGCCGTCCGATGCCCCGGTCGCCGTCCTGGTCGCCGGCTCGGGCCGGGACGTCACCGTCCGCGGCTACGGGCAGTCGGCGAGCCTCACGGCCGCCGAGCCCGTCGCCGCGCAGGCCGAGGAGTTGCCGTACGGCTGGGCGCTCAGGCCGGGCGACCTCGTCGTGCTCGACGAACCGACACCGGGTGCACGGGTCGCCGTCACCCTGCACCGCAACGTCACCGGCCGCATCACGGACGTCGCCCCCGACCGCATCACGGTCGCGGGTCAGACGTGCCGGCTCGACCCGCGGACGCTGCACTACGAGGAGCTCGCGCCGGAGCCGTCGGCCAAGCCGCTGGCCGATCCGCTGAAGGCCGGCGACTTCGTCACCCTGGAGTGCTTCGACAACCGCGTGGACGGCACCCTGACCGTCCACTTCATGCGACGGACCAGGCGGGCTTGA
- the uraH gene encoding hydroxyisourate hydrolase has translation MSLSTHVLDAALGRPAVGVAVRLERAGTVLAEGVTDADGRIGGWTPGAGAHRLVFDTGGYFAARAVDAFYPEVAIDFTVTDPGEHYHVPLLLSPFAYSTYRGS, from the coding sequence ATGAGCCTGTCCACGCATGTTCTGGACGCCGCGCTGGGCAGACCCGCGGTGGGCGTCGCCGTACGGCTGGAGAGGGCGGGCACCGTGCTCGCCGAGGGCGTCACCGACGCCGACGGCCGGATCGGCGGATGGACGCCCGGCGCGGGTGCCCACCGGCTGGTCTTCGACACCGGCGGCTACTTCGCCGCCCGGGCGGTGGACGCCTTCTACCCGGAGGTGGCGATCGACTTCACGGTCACGGACCCCGGCGAGCACTACCACGTGCCCCTGTTGCTGAGCCCGTTCGCCTATTCGACGTACCGAGGGAGCTAG
- a CDS encoding MauE/DoxX family redox-associated membrane protein — protein sequence MGLADLVGMGCGLLAALFVASGIPKIKRPFELAITLVRFGVASRVRPALGRLLGAVEVAVGLAVALSPALLPASAAALLLLVAFTAVIVRSLAVGQNVECACFGTGERTSWVTVVRNLVLIGVALSVAVAPAVPTMDQRISGLLIGTVVTCGYLLISTLAVVKPFSIQLDGQGR from the coding sequence ATGGGCTTAGCCGATTTAGTCGGTATGGGCTGCGGACTTCTCGCGGCCCTATTCGTCGCCAGTGGTATCCCCAAGATCAAAAGACCGTTCGAGCTCGCGATCACCCTCGTCCGTTTCGGGGTCGCCAGCCGGGTGAGACCCGCCCTGGGCCGACTGCTCGGGGCCGTCGAAGTCGCGGTCGGCCTCGCCGTCGCGCTGAGCCCGGCCCTGCTCCCGGCCTCGGCCGCCGCCCTCCTGCTCCTGGTCGCCTTCACCGCGGTGATCGTGCGATCACTCGCGGTGGGCCAGAACGTGGAGTGCGCCTGCTTCGGGACGGGCGAGAGGACGTCGTGGGTCACCGTGGTCAGGAACCTCGTCCTGATCGGCGTCGCGCTGTCCGTCGCGGTCGCACCCGCGGTGCCCACAATGGACCAGCGCATTTCAGGACTCCTAATAGGAACAGTAGTGACCTGCGGATATTTACTGATATCCACACTCGCTGTAGTGAAGCCGTTCAGCATCCAGCTTGACGGTCAGGGGCGATGA